The proteins below come from a single Nocardiopsis gilva YIM 90087 genomic window:
- a CDS encoding prephenate dehydrogenase/arogenate dehydrogenase family protein — protein MSRQQQHEPGRAAVVGYGNVGRLFGGLLAGAGWHITAVDPHPPAEPHAPVEHGAPRGPDIVRADICAPPDELRQILAGVDMVIVSVPERAALAAVDVLDACVGAEATVVETLSHKHRFRQAAAERLAPRPLVSLNPLFHPSLGWAGNTVTASVDRGGPAAARLLDLIGGTGARVHTLDPDDHDRYVTSVQAVTHAAVLGFARALPRLGLPPTDVIACAPPPTRALLAMAARVLTADAETYWDIQSSGEPGDTARQALLASIEDLDHQVGTGDDADFREEFARLRDWFGDDLDGFADDAAHVLGALVSRRAPTHQPPTHAPTRGAT, from the coding sequence ATGTCCCGACAACAGCAGCACGAACCGGGCCGAGCGGCCGTGGTCGGCTACGGCAACGTGGGCCGGCTGTTCGGCGGCCTGCTCGCGGGGGCGGGTTGGCACATCACGGCGGTCGACCCGCACCCACCGGCCGAGCCCCACGCCCCCGTGGAGCACGGCGCGCCACGCGGTCCGGACATCGTCCGGGCCGACATCTGCGCGCCGCCCGACGAGCTACGGCAGATCCTGGCCGGTGTCGACATGGTCATCGTCTCGGTGCCCGAACGCGCCGCGCTGGCGGCCGTCGACGTCCTCGACGCCTGCGTGGGCGCGGAGGCCACCGTCGTCGAGACACTCTCCCACAAGCACCGGTTCCGCCAGGCCGCCGCGGAGCGGCTCGCCCCACGGCCACTGGTGAGCCTCAACCCGCTGTTCCATCCGTCCCTCGGCTGGGCGGGCAACACCGTGACCGCTTCGGTCGACCGCGGCGGCCCGGCCGCCGCACGGCTACTCGACCTGATCGGCGGCACCGGCGCCCGGGTGCACACGCTGGACCCCGACGACCACGACCGGTACGTCACGTCCGTCCAGGCGGTCACGCACGCCGCCGTCCTCGGCTTCGCCCGGGCGCTGCCCCGCCTCGGGCTCCCGCCAACCGACGTGATCGCCTGCGCGCCGCCGCCGACCAGGGCACTGCTGGCCATGGCCGCCCGCGTGCTCACGGCCGACGCAGAGACCTACTGGGACATCCAGAGCTCGGGCGAGCCCGGTGACACCGCCCGGCAGGCCCTCCTCGCCTCGATCGAGGACCTCGACCACCAGGTGGGGACGGGCGACGACGCCGACTTCCGCGAGGAGTTCGCCCGGCTGCGCGACTGGTTCGGCGACGACCTCGACGGATTCGCCGACGACGCCGCGCACGTCCTGGGCGCGCTGGTGTCCCGGCGCGCCCCGACCCACCAACCGCCAACGCACGCCCCGACCCGAGGAGCCACGTGA
- a CDS encoding amidohydrolase family protein, producing the protein MTLSRRTLFRGGVVLGGAVALDRRDPPLALADDSAMVVRQATNIALSHHGGIGRIVFDAVNSLWLLPVAGGSARRLTDDAEDATWPSFFPDGKRVAFQSFRDGAYDICAVDLSSRKVERLTSGPQYDLDPSVSPDGRRLVHVSDTGGRSAVWLLHLDSGCPRSLVGADDDRSYHAPTWHPDGDRIAYVAGEGTIETLHLPSGRRKVLHTAPEGQWFRGTSYGPGGELAYILVDGPRATLYLDGRALTGRDEEPAQLPPAWISRKELAYGADGEIRRRAIDGSGLQAIPFSVALAPPGRPPRIRTPLAPPKESTVRGVAGPALSPDASSVCFRAMGALWLLRLGGKAEKIVDDGYFSSDPAWFPDGRSIVYSSDRSGVPNLWRHTFGGGDERLTDLPNGAMVPSVAPTGDRIAFQDESGATHVLDVASGKTRQIAEATYFPGKPSWSPDGRRVAMAVVEAASERDTAGHNHIMVVDTETGKATTQPVAPHRSIATRGDDGPVWSPDGASMLAVIESLVHRVPVASDGTVTGAPVALSPMVADSVSVSAEGNVLFLSLGKLVLLGDRQYVPPITCTMPDPPPRKVIRAGALWDGRSDGYRNDVDITVEDGVITAVEDARPENTPSVEATTVIPGLIDVHNHWHFRGRQWGSRQGPLWLAYGVTTSRSTGDPAYHMLETREAIHSGARVGPRFLGSGEPLDGSRCYFGFMRCVTSEEQLLRELQRIIGLDYNVVKSYQRLPVALERTLVRHLRRAGIPVVSHYLYPAVATGLNGMEHTGGGNRLGYSRTLSAAGGRTADDTIQLLSESHMWVSSTLLFAHEMFLETPDLIEDRRTKVLFPWWEYERLLEKVREAPDNEINKAWTEGDVDLLLRVHKAGGTVVAGTDAPLDDVGVGIHQNLRAMVKYGFSPREALQTATTNAARCLGASDLGVVRPGARADLLAIDGDPLNDINDAARIERVFVDGRSYRIPELLAPFEDLTTPRGASTPAPRLHGCCRIQKGK; encoded by the coding sequence ATGACACTGTCACGACGCACCCTGTTCAGGGGCGGCGTTGTGCTCGGCGGCGCGGTCGCGCTGGATCGGCGTGACCCGCCGCTCGCTTTGGCGGACGACTCCGCAATGGTCGTCCGCCAGGCCACCAACATCGCCCTGTCCCATCACGGCGGCATCGGGCGCATCGTCTTCGACGCGGTCAACAGCCTGTGGCTGCTCCCGGTCGCCGGCGGCTCGGCCCGGCGACTCACGGACGACGCGGAGGACGCGACCTGGCCTTCCTTCTTCCCCGACGGCAAGCGGGTCGCCTTCCAGTCGTTCCGCGACGGTGCGTACGACATCTGCGCCGTAGACCTGTCGTCCAGGAAGGTCGAGCGGCTCACCAGCGGCCCGCAGTACGACCTCGACCCGAGCGTGTCCCCCGACGGACGACGCCTGGTCCACGTCTCGGACACCGGTGGTCGCAGCGCCGTCTGGCTGCTCCACCTGGACAGCGGCTGCCCCCGATCACTGGTCGGCGCCGATGACGACCGCTCCTACCACGCGCCCACCTGGCACCCCGACGGCGACAGGATCGCCTACGTGGCCGGGGAGGGCACCATCGAGACGCTGCACCTGCCGAGCGGCCGACGGAAGGTCCTGCACACGGCACCGGAGGGGCAGTGGTTCCGCGGAACCTCCTACGGGCCCGGCGGAGAACTCGCCTACATCCTGGTCGACGGCCCCCGTGCCACTCTCTACCTCGACGGGAGGGCCCTCACCGGGCGGGATGAGGAGCCGGCGCAGCTCCCACCCGCGTGGATCTCGCGGAAGGAACTGGCCTACGGCGCCGACGGCGAGATACGTCGGCGCGCCATCGACGGCTCCGGGCTCCAGGCGATCCCGTTCAGCGTCGCGCTCGCCCCGCCGGGGCGGCCGCCGCGGATCCGCACCCCGCTCGCCCCGCCCAAGGAGTCGACCGTGCGGGGAGTCGCGGGCCCGGCGCTCTCTCCGGACGCCTCCTCGGTCTGCTTCCGCGCGATGGGCGCCCTCTGGCTCCTCCGGCTCGGTGGGAAGGCCGAGAAGATCGTCGACGACGGGTACTTCAGCTCCGATCCCGCGTGGTTCCCCGACGGGCGTTCGATCGTCTACTCCAGCGACCGGAGCGGCGTCCCCAACCTGTGGCGGCACACCTTCGGCGGCGGCGACGAGCGCCTCACCGACCTGCCGAATGGCGCGATGGTGCCGAGCGTCGCCCCCACCGGCGACCGGATCGCGTTCCAGGACGAGTCGGGTGCCACCCACGTGCTCGACGTCGCTTCCGGGAAGACCCGACAGATCGCGGAGGCCACCTACTTCCCGGGCAAGCCCTCCTGGTCGCCGGACGGTCGACGCGTAGCCATGGCCGTTGTCGAAGCCGCGTCCGAACGGGACACCGCCGGACACAACCACATCATGGTCGTCGACACCGAGACGGGGAAGGCCACCACACAGCCTGTTGCCCCGCACCGCTCGATCGCCACCCGCGGTGACGACGGCCCTGTGTGGTCGCCCGACGGCGCGTCGATGCTCGCCGTCATCGAGAGCCTCGTCCACCGTGTACCCGTCGCCTCCGATGGGACTGTCACCGGCGCGCCCGTCGCCCTGTCGCCCATGGTCGCCGATTCTGTCTCGGTGTCCGCCGAAGGGAACGTCCTGTTCCTCTCCCTCGGCAAGCTGGTCCTCCTCGGAGACCGCCAGTACGTTCCGCCCATCACGTGCACGATGCCCGACCCGCCGCCGAGGAAGGTCATCCGGGCGGGCGCCCTCTGGGACGGCCGGTCCGACGGCTACCGGAACGACGTCGACATCACCGTCGAGGACGGCGTTATCACCGCCGTTGAGGACGCGCGCCCAGAGAACACCCCCTCGGTGGAGGCCACGACGGTCATCCCGGGGCTCATCGACGTCCACAACCACTGGCACTTCCGGGGGCGCCAGTGGGGTAGCCGCCAGGGACCCCTCTGGCTCGCCTACGGCGTCACCACCAGCCGGTCCACCGGCGATCCCGCTTACCACATGCTGGAGACGCGCGAGGCGATCCACTCCGGTGCCCGGGTGGGCCCCCGCTTCCTCGGCTCGGGAGAACCGCTGGACGGCTCCCGTTGCTACTTCGGATTCATGCGCTGCGTGACATCCGAGGAGCAGCTCCTGCGTGAGCTGCAGCGGATCATCGGGCTCGACTACAACGTGGTCAAGTCCTACCAGCGGCTCCCCGTTGCTCTCGAACGCACTCTCGTCCGCCACCTGCGCCGGGCGGGTATCCCTGTGGTCTCGCACTACCTGTATCCCGCGGTGGCGACCGGCCTCAACGGCATGGAGCACACAGGGGGAGGCAATCGGCTCGGCTACTCCCGAACCCTCAGCGCCGCCGGAGGGAGAACCGCCGACGACACCATCCAGCTCCTCAGCGAATCGCACATGTGGGTCTCGTCCACCCTGCTTTTCGCCCACGAGATGTTCCTGGAGACGCCGGACCTCATCGAGGACCGGCGCACGAAGGTCCTCTTCCCGTGGTGGGAGTACGAACGCCTGCTGGAGAAGGTCCGAGAGGCCCCGGACAACGAGATCAACAAGGCGTGGACCGAGGGCGACGTCGACCTCCTGCTCCGCGTGCACAAAGCGGGCGGAACCGTCGTGGCCGGAACCGACGCCCCGCTCGACGACGTCGGGGTCGGCATCCACCAGAATCTCCGCGCGATGGTGAAGTACGGGTTCAGCCCCCGCGAAGCCCTGCAGACAGCCACGACCAACGCGGCCCGCTGCCTGGGCGCCTCCGACCTGGGCGTCGTCCGGCCAGGCGCCCGGGCGGACCTGCTTGCCATCGACGGCGACCCGCTCAACGACATCAACGACGCCGCACGGATCGAGCGCGTCTTCGTTGACGGAAGGTCCTACCGGATACCAGAGCTCCTGGCCCCATTCGAGGACCTGACCACCCCGCGGGGAGCGTCCACGCCCGCTCCCCGCTTGCACGGCTGCTGCCGAATCCAGAAAGGAAAATAG
- a CDS encoding aminotransferase class I/II-fold pyridoxal phosphate-dependent enzyme, whose translation MNNVLPTSRIARRSAATTDMYDRAVTAGLTGHTITGRSGKTVRLSDGSECVEFVSCSYLGLEDHPRLVQAVRTALATYGTHFSSSRNSMQPTEINELEELLGEIYPGMTSVVFNSVSSAHLGVLPLLGAGVLPGYPMSADGPLFIIDRTAHASMQAIRGVLEQVGPVTRFRSDAPETLTDALNRATAERRTPVVLVDGIGSMGGLIDVGSLRAAVAEHRGYLYIDDAHGISITGRHGAGYAVEALDGRVPPEVLLVGSLSKAFGGSGGFVLTHSAEDATILRREANPMVFGHSNMITHVVANAESARMHLDGTVATLQAALWANVELFDQSHDRKLVNAGVRSPIRGLEMPSEEAAFSSAVRLREAGVLCFPVFYPVVAKGTGLLRFAISASHTPDQIESIARHLTTV comes from the coding sequence ATGAACAACGTGCTGCCGACCAGCAGGATCGCCCGCAGATCAGCGGCCACCACGGACATGTACGACCGGGCCGTGACGGCCGGCCTGACCGGGCACACGATCACCGGCCGGTCCGGCAAGACGGTGCGGCTGTCCGACGGAAGCGAATGCGTCGAGTTCGTCTCCTGCTCGTATCTGGGGCTGGAGGACCACCCGCGCCTGGTGCAGGCGGTGCGTACCGCCCTCGCCACGTACGGAACGCACTTCTCGTCCTCCCGCAACAGCATGCAGCCGACCGAGATCAACGAACTGGAAGAGCTGCTCGGCGAGATCTACCCGGGCATGACCAGCGTGGTGTTCAACTCGGTCAGCAGCGCGCACCTGGGCGTGCTGCCGCTCCTCGGCGCGGGCGTCCTCCCCGGCTACCCGATGTCCGCCGACGGCCCGCTCTTCATCATCGACCGGACGGCGCACGCCTCCATGCAGGCGATCAGGGGCGTCCTCGAACAGGTCGGCCCCGTGACGAGGTTCCGCAGCGATGCCCCCGAAACGCTCACGGACGCGCTGAACCGGGCCACAGCGGAGCGCCGCACACCGGTCGTGCTCGTCGACGGCATCGGCTCCATGGGCGGGCTGATCGACGTCGGTAGCCTGCGGGCGGCTGTCGCCGAACACCGCGGCTACCTGTACATCGACGATGCCCACGGCATCTCGATTACCGGGCGGCACGGCGCCGGATACGCGGTCGAGGCGCTGGACGGCCGGGTCCCCCCGGAGGTCCTGCTGGTCGGTTCGCTGTCGAAGGCGTTCGGCGGATCCGGCGGCTTCGTCCTCACCCACTCGGCCGAGGACGCGACCATCCTGCGGCGCGAGGCCAACCCCATGGTGTTCGGGCACTCGAACATGATCACCCACGTGGTGGCCAACGCCGAATCGGCGCGGATGCACCTGGACGGGACCGTGGCCACGCTGCAGGCGGCGCTGTGGGCCAACGTCGAGCTGTTCGACCAGTCGCATGACCGGAAGCTGGTCAACGCGGGCGTGCGGTCGCCGATCCGCGGGCTTGAGATGCCCAGCGAAGAGGCCGCCTTCTCCAGCGCCGTGCGGCTCCGCGAGGCCGGCGTCCTGTGCTTCCCGGTCTTCTACCCCGTTGTCGCCAAGGGCACCGGGCTGCTGCGGTTCGCGATCTCCGCGAGTCACACGCCCGACCAGATCGAGTCGATCGCCCGCCACCTCACCACCGTCTGA
- a CDS encoding chorismate mutase family protein, giving the protein MADSRNETDALSELRMELDGIDGRLLKIIRERIDCCVRIAHHKREHDIPMMQPHRIGIVQDRAARYGEDHGVDPDFLRRLYDLIIGETCRVEDLVMGNTSAR; this is encoded by the coding sequence ATGGCAGATTCCCGGAATGAGACAGACGCTCTATCGGAGCTTCGAATGGAGCTCGATGGCATCGATGGGCGCCTCCTGAAAATCATCCGCGAGCGCATCGACTGTTGTGTCAGAATCGCCCATCACAAGCGGGAACACGACATCCCCATGATGCAGCCCCACCGAATAGGAATCGTCCAGGACCGGGCCGCGAGATACGGCGAGGATCATGGCGTTGATCCGGATTTCCTGCGCCGTCTTTACGATCTCATCATCGGCGAAACCTGCCGGGTGGAAGACCTTGTGATGGGAAACACTTCGGCGCGGTGA
- the pabB gene encoding aminodeoxychorismate synthase component I — MLRTLLIDNFDSFTYNLSDLIHRVNGRAPHVVTNDTPWSDIDLDAYDCVVVSPGPGRPQRESDLGISALALKQTAVPVLGICLGHQGISHLHGGRVGHAPEPMHGRVCEVHHSGSDLFDGIPSPFKTVRYHSLAATDLPAELEPLAWTADGVVMGVRSLRAPQWGVQFHPESILTENGAKLLDNFRALVEAAGPGRTAASVADRGRPRYRIECRQVNAHPDTQSLFVDLYSDARYAFWLDSSRTDTAFSRFTFMGDDSGPLAEHLAYSVTEQAWSITCGVGTTRVEAPFFDYLNEQLALRRVAHPPELPFDFNLGYVGALGYELKAETGGRSRHVSPLPDGQLLFADRAIAVDHQEQCTYLLALVDTHAPDTVPSAAEWLDRTVPAVHRHSAAPEPSAGAGPTEPRGDRAAEPPRFRFDQPRAEYLDSIASCLDAITDGESYEICLTNTAEAASLDAPLEAYLRLRSTSPVPFGAYLRAGPTAVLSASPERFLEVRGDGRVQAKPIKGTRPRGATPEADAELSHELAHNPKDRAENLMIVDLLRNDLNRVCTVGSVRVPKLFDIETYSHVHQLVSTVEGRLAPGLTAVDCIRSAFPGGSMTGAPKIRTMEIIDDLERRARGYYSGAVGWISLSGAADLSIVIRTVVNSEHSCTFGVGGAIVALSDPEEEFTETLVKSRAMVSALGASIEEH, encoded by the coding sequence ATGCTGCGAACGTTGCTCATCGACAACTTTGATTCCTTCACCTACAACCTCAGTGACCTCATCCACCGGGTGAACGGCCGGGCCCCGCACGTGGTGACGAACGACACCCCCTGGTCCGACATCGACCTCGACGCCTACGACTGCGTCGTCGTCTCCCCCGGCCCCGGCCGGCCCCAGCGGGAAAGCGACCTGGGCATCTCGGCCCTGGCACTGAAGCAGACGGCCGTCCCGGTGCTCGGCATCTGCCTGGGCCACCAGGGGATCAGCCACCTCCACGGCGGACGCGTCGGCCACGCTCCCGAGCCCATGCACGGGCGCGTATGCGAGGTGCACCATTCCGGCAGCGACCTCTTCGACGGCATCCCCTCCCCCTTCAAGACCGTGCGCTACCACTCGCTGGCGGCCACCGACCTGCCCGCCGAGCTGGAGCCGCTGGCGTGGACCGCCGACGGCGTGGTGATGGGGGTCCGCAGCCTGCGGGCGCCGCAGTGGGGGGTCCAGTTCCACCCTGAGTCGATTCTGACGGAGAACGGCGCCAAGCTCCTCGACAACTTCCGCGCCCTCGTGGAGGCCGCCGGGCCCGGCCGGACGGCGGCATCCGTTGCCGACCGCGGTCGCCCGCGCTACCGGATCGAATGCCGACAGGTCAACGCCCACCCCGACACCCAGTCCCTGTTCGTCGACCTGTACTCCGACGCGCGGTACGCCTTCTGGCTAGACAGCTCCCGGACCGACACCGCCTTCAGCCGGTTCACCTTCATGGGCGACGACTCGGGCCCACTGGCCGAGCACCTCGCCTACTCGGTCACCGAACAGGCCTGGAGCATCACGTGCGGCGTGGGAACCACGCGGGTCGAGGCCCCGTTTTTCGACTACCTCAACGAGCAGCTGGCGCTGCGCCGCGTCGCGCATCCCCCGGAACTGCCCTTCGACTTCAACCTCGGCTATGTCGGCGCACTCGGGTACGAGCTGAAGGCCGAGACCGGGGGACGGTCCCGGCATGTCTCGCCGCTTCCCGACGGCCAGCTGCTCTTCGCCGACCGGGCGATCGCCGTCGACCACCAGGAGCAGTGCACCTACTTGCTGGCACTGGTCGACACGCATGCGCCGGACACCGTCCCCAGCGCCGCGGAGTGGCTGGACCGCACGGTCCCGGCGGTCCACCGGCACTCCGCCGCCCCGGAACCGTCGGCCGGGGCGGGGCCGACGGAACCGCGTGGTGACCGGGCGGCGGAACCTCCCCGGTTCCGGTTCGACCAGCCGCGCGCTGAGTACCTCGACAGCATCGCCTCGTGCCTGGACGCGATCACCGACGGCGAGTCCTACGAGATCTGCCTGACCAACACCGCCGAGGCCGCTTCCCTCGACGCGCCGCTGGAGGCCTACCTGCGGCTGCGGTCGACGAGCCCCGTCCCCTTCGGTGCCTACCTGCGGGCGGGACCGACAGCGGTGCTGAGCGCCTCCCCGGAGCGCTTCCTGGAGGTGCGCGGGGACGGCCGGGTCCAGGCCAAGCCGATCAAGGGCACCCGGCCGCGGGGCGCGACGCCCGAGGCCGACGCCGAGCTCAGCCACGAGCTGGCCCACAACCCCAAGGACCGGGCCGAGAACCTGATGATCGTCGATCTGCTCCGCAACGACCTTAACCGGGTGTGCACGGTCGGCAGCGTACGCGTTCCCAAGCTGTTCGACATCGAGACGTACTCGCACGTGCACCAGCTCGTCAGCACGGTCGAGGGGCGGCTCGCCCCAGGTCTCACCGCCGTCGACTGCATCCGCTCGGCCTTCCCCGGAGGGTCGATGACCGGCGCGCCCAAGATCCGCACCATGGAGATCATCGACGACCTGGAGCGGCGGGCGCGCGGCTACTACTCCGGCGCCGTCGGCTGGATCTCCCTGAGCGGCGCCGCCGACCTGAGCATTGTGATCCGCACCGTCGTCAACAGCGAGCACTCCTGCACCTTCGGCGTCGGCGGCGCGATCGTCGCGCTGTCGGACCCGGAGGAGGAGTTCACCGAGACGCTCGTGAAGTCCCGGGCGATGGTGTCGGCTCTCGGCGCATCCATCGAGGAGCACTGA
- the prmC gene encoding peptide chain release factor N(5)-glutamine methyltransferase codes for MNSPTSVSGFDVIVVGNGALGSSLAVELAGRHASVALVGRAHRPYAASSAAGAMLGCFGEVTTSLLDNAYGQAKFDLDLKAKDIWPQWLQTISGGVSDGRDILTASGTTVLLNTVGTDHIDSGNFAAIRAMLDKYDEPYERVDPDDIAWLDPDPNSRPLEALHIPGEHAVDSGRLLRRLERTARDRGVRVVDAQATAVVTDGDRASGVVLDNGETLSAGQVVLASGVGSQDLVESVPGLGDLIPRLVAGYGVSVEMTTQDGTQPESVIRTPNRAFACGLHVVPRGMARVYVGATNIINPRPLANPVLRDLEFLIGCAHRQIRRNLWSSDIVKINVGNRPVSLDGFPLLGETPLDGLWMMTGTYRDGLFLSPLLAREFAGRLSGDQPELDLEAFAPERAPLAGVSRETVIDTTVEHMLATGYEHHWNIPTDWQEYLAADLKPIYTRWADEIDTEFTPPPELLASSRLHPTMVEWMRSYYDNCRERFGPPARSESPTLRDHVEKAQETLAAAQVWTPRKDALALAAHATDRSVEDLDLNAAIPGDTAETFRTLVRRRADRVPLEYLTGRARLFDLEFDVSEGVFIPRVHSEAMVRDALARCAAERPRVVDLCTGSGAIGLSIAHLRPGATVTGVDVSATAVQCAKRNAEQLGARIPAGVDFLQGDVSDPALLSDLQGGVDLITANPPYVPHSLQIPPEWAVHQPREAVYSGWDGLDLTRSVAATAVRLLRKGGVLAIEHYDAVADEVIDILRSAGFASLTSHTDHDGFPRYVIAEA; via the coding sequence ATGAACTCCCCAACGTCCGTGTCGGGCTTTGACGTGATCGTCGTGGGCAACGGCGCCCTCGGGTCGTCGCTCGCCGTCGAGCTGGCCGGCCGCCACGCGTCGGTCGCGCTGGTGGGCCGTGCCCATCGCCCCTACGCGGCATCCTCGGCCGCCGGCGCCATGCTCGGCTGCTTCGGCGAGGTCACCACGTCCCTGCTGGACAACGCCTACGGCCAGGCCAAGTTCGACCTCGACCTCAAGGCCAAGGACATCTGGCCGCAATGGCTGCAGACGATCTCCGGTGGCGTCTCGGACGGACGCGACATCCTCACCGCCTCCGGAACGACCGTGCTCCTCAACACGGTCGGCACCGACCACATCGACTCGGGCAACTTCGCGGCGATCCGCGCCATGCTCGACAAGTACGACGAGCCGTACGAGAGGGTCGACCCCGACGACATCGCCTGGCTCGACCCCGACCCCAACTCCCGGCCGCTGGAGGCCCTGCACATCCCGGGCGAGCACGCGGTCGACTCCGGTCGACTGCTGCGGCGGCTGGAACGTACCGCCCGCGATCGCGGCGTGCGTGTCGTCGACGCCCAAGCCACCGCGGTCGTCACCGACGGCGACCGGGCGAGCGGCGTCGTGCTGGACAACGGCGAGACGCTGAGCGCCGGGCAGGTTGTACTGGCGTCCGGCGTCGGTTCGCAGGACCTGGTGGAATCGGTGCCCGGTCTCGGCGACCTCATTCCCCGCCTCGTCGCCGGGTACGGGGTGTCGGTTGAGATGACCACCCAGGACGGCACGCAGCCCGAGTCGGTGATCCGCACGCCCAACCGGGCGTTCGCCTGCGGCCTGCACGTCGTGCCGCGCGGTATGGCCCGTGTGTACGTCGGCGCGACCAACATCATCAATCCGCGTCCGCTCGCCAACCCCGTCCTGCGCGACCTGGAGTTCCTGATCGGGTGCGCCCACCGGCAGATCCGCCGGAACCTGTGGTCCAGCGACATCGTCAAGATCAACGTGGGCAACCGGCCGGTGTCGCTCGACGGCTTCCCGCTGCTGGGGGAGACACCGCTGGACGGCCTGTGGATGATGACCGGCACCTACCGCGACGGCCTGTTCCTGTCGCCCCTCCTGGCCCGGGAGTTCGCCGGGCGGCTGTCGGGCGACCAGCCCGAACTGGACCTCGAAGCGTTCGCGCCCGAGCGCGCGCCGCTGGCGGGCGTGTCCCGGGAGACGGTCATCGACACCACGGTCGAGCACATGCTGGCGACCGGCTACGAGCACCACTGGAACATCCCGACCGACTGGCAGGAGTACCTGGCCGCCGACCTCAAGCCCATCTACACGCGCTGGGCGGACGAGATCGACACCGAGTTCACCCCGCCTCCGGAACTGCTCGCGTCCTCCCGGCTGCACCCGACCATGGTCGAGTGGATGCGTTCCTACTACGACAACTGCCGGGAACGGTTCGGGCCTCCGGCGCGCTCCGAGAGTCCGACCTTGCGCGATCATGTCGAGAAGGCGCAGGAGACCCTCGCTGCGGCCCAGGTGTGGACACCCCGCAAGGACGCGCTAGCCCTCGCCGCGCATGCGACCGACCGATCCGTGGAGGACCTCGACCTGAACGCGGCCATCCCGGGCGACACGGCCGAGACGTTCCGGACCCTGGTGCGCCGACGGGCCGACCGGGTGCCGCTGGAGTACCTCACCGGCCGGGCGCGCCTGTTCGACCTGGAGTTCGACGTCAGTGAGGGCGTCTTCATCCCCCGCGTCCACTCCGAGGCGATGGTCCGAGACGCACTCGCACGCTGCGCCGCCGAGCGTCCCCGAGTTGTCGATCTGTGCACGGGCTCCGGCGCCATCGGCCTGTCCATCGCCCATCTGCGGCCGGGTGCGACCGTCACCGGTGTCGACGTGTCCGCCACTGCGGTCCAGTGTGCCAAGCGCAACGCCGAACAGCTGGGCGCCCGTATCCCCGCCGGGGTCGACTTCCTGCAAGGCGACGTTTCCGACCCGGCACTGCTCAGCGACCTGCAGGGTGGTGTCGACCTGATCACGGCCAACCCGCCCTACGTTCCGCACAGCCTCCAGATCCCGCCGGAGTGGGCGGTCCACCAGCCCAGGGAAGCCGTCTACTCGGGATGGGACGGTCTCGACCTCACCCGCTCGGTGGCCGCCACTGCCGTCCGGCTGCTGCGCAAGGGCGGCGTGCTGGCGATCGAACACTACGATGCCGTGGCCGACGAGGTCATCGACATCCTGCGGTCGGCCGGATTCGCGTCGTTGACCAGCCACACCGACCACGACGGATTCCCCCGCTACGTGATCGCGGAAGCTTGA